The following DNA comes from Musa acuminata AAA Group cultivar baxijiao chromosome BXJ1-4, Cavendish_Baxijiao_AAA, whole genome shotgun sequence.
GTCGGAGAACCGGAACCCCAACGGAAGAACCTTCGGTGGCAGTGACAAAAATACCAGCAAAGGCCGGGAACGGCAGCTGGGACAGCACAGAttggctgctgctgctactgctgttAAGGTTTACGACGACGACGAACCGCTGCTGGCTGCGTACAAGACCAACCAGGGCGGCGGTGTGCGGTTCAATCCTATTCCGGAAGCAGCAAACGAGGATGAGGATGACTATGGCGACAGCGAGGGCAACAACTTGGAACAGGAGGACGAGTTTAATGGGCTCCTCGCGACCCCTCTCTCCCATTCTCCGAGCAGCGATGACCAAGGAGTTCCTCGTCGGCTAACACCGAAGTTGAAGGCGGTTGCGCTCCAGGTTAGCGTGATTCCGCAGGCGGCCCTTCTCTCCGAAGGCAGAAAGCACCGGAACTACGTGGTGGCGGTCAAGGTGAAAGCGCCATCGATAGCGTCGGCTCGTCTCCTCGACACCGCGAGCGGGCGCGCCCCGATCGATCTGGTGATGGTGCTGGACGTGGGCCAAGGCATGATGGCGGAGAAACTCCAGATGCTGAAGCGTTCAATACGGCTGGTGGTCTCGTCCTTGGGCCCAGTGGACAGGCTCTCAGTGGTGGCCTTCTCGGCGGCCGCGGGTGCTAAGAGGCTCATCCCCTTGCGGCGGATGTCGAGGCAGGGCCAACGCGCTGCCCGCCAGATCGTGGACAGGCTCGCGGTGGTTGGCCGTGACGCCCCGGGGAGGGGAGCGAACGTGGGCGATGCGCTCAGGAAGGCCGCCAAGGTCCTGGAAGACCGCAGGGAACGCAATCCGGTGGCCACCGTCATGCTCCTTTCCGACTCCGGCCAGCAGCAGTTGCTGCTGCGCGACCACGGGAAGAAGGATGACAACCATCACAAGCCTCTCTACGCACCACGGGACTCCGGTGGCGATATTCAACCTCATCCGCCATCGACGGTGACATCCGACGCCTCCACTTGCTTCGCTCATCTGGAGATACCCCTCGTCGCTTCTGGATGTGGAGATGAATCAGCGGGGGAGCCGTCGCTGCAGAAACGTAGGCAGGTGCCAAACGAAGACGCCTTCATCAAGTGCGTGGGCGGCCTCCTTTCAGTGGTCATGCGGGACGTCCGTCTCCAACTCATTTTCCCCACCGGCGATATCTCTGCTGTTTACCCATGCAACGGCCGCAGCTGCGGAGAGGTGGCTCTCCGGGGAGGGAGCTCCGTTCTTCGGCTAGGGGACCTCTACGCGGAGGAGGAGAGGGAACTGTTGGTGGAGCTGAGGGTGCCGGTGTCGTCGGCGGCGGCCGCGGGACCGCAGAATGGCCACCACCAGTTGGTGGTGAAGTGTAACTACAGGGATCCAGCCACCCAAGAGCTGACATTAGACGCAGAGCAGATCCTTCTCTTGCCGCCCGAGCTCAGCCGCGCTGCCTCGTCCTCCGCCTGCTCCGCCACCCCTATTCGGCTGCGGAATCTCTTCGTCTCGACCCGGGCGGTGGCCGAGTCACGCCGCCTGGCCG
Coding sequences within:
- the LOC103983137 gene encoding E3 ubiquitin-protein ligase WAV3; translated protein: MGTGGWRRAFCTSVGVDPDTTVATRREAGERQQLSPSTRSCAKLIFFSGGGRGGSNPSTPRLDEGLRCRTRAMSPDRPKLQCETPVGVTPTLSIGTPNPRSRTPALFRRKAFSAPSSPRSPSRFGLFKHRSSGRCQLCWQRLKRSQETPVFTAECSHAFHFPCIAAHVRNHSSLACPVCSATWRQAQLLSALHSREKDAVLEHGPAGESENRNPNGRTFGGSDKNTSKGRERQLGQHRLAAAATAVKVYDDDEPLLAAYKTNQGGGVRFNPIPEAANEDEDDYGDSEGNNLEQEDEFNGLLATPLSHSPSSDDQGVPRRLTPKLKAVALQVSVIPQAALLSEGRKHRNYVVAVKVKAPSIASARLLDTASGRAPIDLVMVLDVGQGMMAEKLQMLKRSIRLVVSSLGPVDRLSVVAFSAAAGAKRLIPLRRMSRQGQRAARQIVDRLAVVGRDAPGRGANVGDALRKAAKVLEDRRERNPVATVMLLSDSGQQQLLLRDHGKKDDNHHKPLYAPRDSGGDIQPHPPSTVTSDASTCFAHLEIPLVASGCGDESAGEPSLQKRRQVPNEDAFIKCVGGLLSVVMRDVRLQLIFPTGDISAVYPCNGRSCGEVALRGGSSVLRLGDLYAEEERELLVELRVPVSSAAAAGPQNGHHQLVVKCNYRDPATQELTLDAEQILLLPPELSRAASSSACSATPIRLRNLFVSTRAVAESRRLADLSDSATAHHLFSSARSLLLQSASDAQDHRLIQNPDEELADLQRRRRRLSRAHHQPHHLHRRHHQQQEECLSPSGRRRRRRQREVAAGAEVRGESITPTSAWRAAEQLAKVAIIRKSLNRVSDLHGFENARF